In Streptomyces sp. NBC_00704, a genomic segment contains:
- a CDS encoding IS30 family transposase codes for MRAAGVHRRDAAAQVGVHERTARDWDQGIRQIGHSRLHADGRLIDYTTGVITIVTAASKPSVAAVEAGLHPRFLTVAERELIADMRREGRSLRAIGRALGRPASTVKREIDARAVNGVYRPHQAQRAWAKSRSRPKDSKLAREGALRDFATAKLQERWSPEQICHALLIEFPDDESMRVSPETIYQAIYVQARGGLRREVALALRTGRTRRKPHRSPEQRTRRFVDEMVMISERPPEVEDRAVPGHWEGDLIVGPRSESAIVTLVERSTRYVLLGHLPGGHTAEEVRDVLVPLIQTLPEHLRGSLTWDQGCEMAAHKQFTVATGVPVYFCDPHSPWQRGSNENTNGLLRQYFPKGTDLSAHSPADLEHVAQQLNGRPRKTLGWRTPAERLRDLLTAA; via the coding sequence CTGCGTGCGGCCGGAGTCCATCGCCGCGATGCCGCCGCGCAGGTCGGCGTCCACGAGCGCACCGCTCGGGACTGGGACCAAGGGATCCGGCAGATCGGCCACTCGCGCCTGCATGCAGACGGCCGCCTGATCGACTATACGACCGGTGTGATCACCATCGTTACTGCCGCGTCGAAGCCGTCCGTTGCCGCGGTCGAGGCCGGGCTGCACCCCCGTTTCCTCACCGTGGCCGAGCGGGAGCTGATCGCCGACATGCGCCGTGAGGGCCGCTCGCTGCGCGCGATCGGACGGGCACTCGGCCGGCCGGCCTCCACCGTCAAGCGTGAGATCGACGCCCGTGCGGTCAACGGCGTCTACCGGCCGCACCAAGCCCAGCGGGCATGGGCGAAGAGCCGGTCGCGTCCAAAGGACTCCAAGCTGGCCCGGGAAGGAGCGTTGCGCGACTTCGCTACGGCCAAGCTCCAGGAACGCTGGTCGCCCGAGCAGATCTGCCACGCTCTGCTCATCGAGTTCCCCGACGACGAGAGCATGCGCGTGAGTCCGGAGACGATCTACCAGGCCATCTACGTCCAGGCCCGCGGCGGACTGCGCCGCGAGGTCGCCCTGGCGCTGCGCACCGGACGCACCCGCCGCAAGCCCCACCGCAGCCCGGAGCAGCGCACTCGCCGCTTCGTCGACGAGATGGTGATGATCTCCGAGCGGCCGCCGGAGGTCGAGGACCGGGCTGTTCCTGGCCACTGGGAAGGCGATCTGATCGTCGGCCCCCGCAGCGAGAGCGCGATAGTGACCCTGGTCGAGCGCTCCACCCGCTACGTCCTGCTCGGACATCTGCCCGGCGGGCACACGGCCGAGGAAGTCCGCGATGTGCTGGTGCCGCTGATCCAGACCCTGCCCGAGCACCTGCGTGGCTCGCTGACCTGGGACCAGGGCTGCGAGATGGCCGCGCACAAGCAGTTCACCGTGGCCACCGGCGTGCCAGTCTACTTCTGCGACCCCCACTCGCCCTGGCAGCGCGGATCGAACGAGAACACCAACGGCCTGCTGCGGCAGTACTTCCCCAAAGGCACCGACCTCTCCGCGCACAGTCCCGCAGACCTCGAACACGTTGCCCAGCAACTCAACGGCCGGCCACGCAAAACGCTCGGCTGGAGAACCCCAGCCGAGCGCCTGCGTGATCTACTGACGGCCGCATAA
- a CDS encoding lamin tail domain-containing protein, which yields MSANAVSVRCLAAAAIAAAVVGTVALPASAADHSRHNRAEVQISAVQYDAPGRNDRSAHSLNKEWVELTNTTRHAVNLNGWTLSAERGATYTFRHYRLAPRATVRIHTGVGRDTRTDLFQDRRREVLDNHAGTAVLRDDHRRLVDSESWGHNRHGRDDRDNRHGRDDRDNRHDRDGHHRRG from the coding sequence GTGTCCGCTAACGCTGTTTCCGTCCGCTGTCTCGCCGCCGCCGCGATCGCCGCGGCCGTCGTCGGGACGGTGGCGCTGCCGGCCTCCGCGGCCGACCACTCCCGCCACAACCGCGCGGAAGTGCAGATCAGCGCCGTGCAGTACGACGCACCGGGCCGAAACGACCGCTCCGCCCACTCGCTGAACAAGGAATGGGTCGAGCTGACCAACACCACCCGCCACGCGGTCAACCTGAACGGGTGGACCCTCTCGGCCGAACGCGGCGCGACCTACACCTTCCGCCACTACCGGCTGGCCCCCCGCGCCACCGTCCGCATCCACACCGGCGTGGGCCGCGACACCCGCACCGACCTGTTCCAGGACCGCCGCCGCGAGGTGCTGGACAACCACGCCGGCACCGCCGTGCTGCGCGACGACCACCGCCGTCTCGTGGACTCCGAGTCCTGGGGCCACAACCGTCACGGCCGTGACGACCGCGACAACCGTCACGGCCGTGACGACCGCGACAACCGTCACGACCGTGACGGCCACCACCGCCGCGGCTGA
- a CDS encoding MMPL family transporter, which yields MATFLYKLGRFAFRRRGFVALMWVALLTLAGVGAATAPAPGTTSFSIPGVEAQKAFDLLEQRFPGASADGGTGRIVFKAPEGQKMTDAANRATVDRTVKSLSGGSEVVSVADPFTTHAVSKDATVAYTSVRYDAPGMELTDATRHALEKAADDARAAGLTVDVGGDALQAGAEPGAAGEVIGLAIAAVVLVVTLGSLVAAGLPLLTAIIGVGIGVSAITALAKALDLGDTTSTLALMIGLAVGIDYALFIVSRYRSELAEGRDREEAVGRATGTAGSAVVFAGLTVVIALAGLSVVNVPMLTKMGLAAAGTVVVAVLIALTMIPALLGFAGRRIRPTGEKRRPRGARGGKAGASTAAEPSASRPARPGPARPGPGVRWASFVIRRPAAVLLLGVLGLGAIAVPATQLELGLPDDGSQPASTTQRRAYDLLSEGFGPGFNGPLMIVVDARQSDDPQAAAASVTDGIKDLKDVVTVTPAAFNKAGDTATITVIPDSKPSSAQTEDLVHAIRGQGAGIRSETGAQVLVTGTTAMNIDFSQKLNDALVPYLGLVVGLAFLLLIVVFRSILVPLKAALGFLLSVLAALGAVVAVFQWGWLGGLIGVEETGPIMSMMPIFMVGVVFGLAMDYEVFLVTRMREAYVHGESPAQAVVTGFRHSAKVVAAAAVIMMAVFGGFISSSESMIKMIGFGLAIAVFFDAFIVRMAIVPAVLALLGRKAWWLPRWLDRALPNVDVEGEGLKAHGDGDGAKDADPDDDRELVRA from the coding sequence GTGGCCACGTTCCTCTACAAACTCGGCCGTTTCGCCTTCCGGCGGCGCGGCTTCGTCGCCCTGATGTGGGTCGCGCTGCTGACCCTCGCCGGAGTCGGCGCCGCGACCGCGCCCGCACCGGGCACCACCTCCTTCTCCATTCCGGGCGTCGAGGCCCAGAAGGCCTTCGACCTGCTGGAACAGCGCTTCCCGGGAGCCAGCGCCGATGGCGGGACCGGGCGCATCGTCTTCAAGGCCCCCGAGGGCCAGAAGATGACGGACGCCGCCAACCGGGCGACCGTCGACAGGACCGTCAAGTCCCTGAGCGGCGGCTCCGAGGTGGTCTCCGTCGCCGACCCGTTCACGACGCACGCCGTGAGCAAGGACGCGACGGTCGCCTACACGTCGGTCCGCTACGACGCGCCCGGCATGGAGCTGACGGACGCGACCCGGCACGCCCTGGAGAAGGCCGCGGACGACGCCCGCGCCGCCGGGCTCACCGTCGACGTCGGCGGTGACGCGCTTCAGGCCGGGGCCGAGCCCGGGGCGGCGGGCGAGGTCATCGGTCTCGCCATCGCCGCCGTCGTCCTCGTCGTCACCCTCGGGTCGCTGGTCGCGGCCGGACTGCCGCTGCTGACGGCGATCATCGGCGTCGGCATCGGCGTCTCCGCCATCACCGCCCTCGCCAAGGCGCTCGACCTCGGCGACACCACCTCCACGCTCGCCCTGATGATCGGGCTCGCGGTCGGCATCGACTACGCGCTGTTCATCGTCTCCCGCTACCGCAGCGAGCTGGCCGAGGGCCGCGACCGCGAGGAGGCGGTCGGACGCGCCACCGGCACCGCCGGATCGGCGGTGGTCTTCGCGGGCCTCACGGTCGTGATCGCCCTGGCGGGCCTGTCGGTCGTCAACGTGCCGATGCTGACCAAGATGGGCCTCGCGGCGGCCGGGACCGTCGTGGTCGCCGTCCTCATCGCGCTGACCATGATCCCCGCGCTGCTCGGCTTCGCCGGCCGCAGGATCCGCCCGACGGGCGAGAAGCGCAGGCCGCGCGGCGCGCGGGGCGGGAAGGCCGGGGCCTCGACGGCAGCGGAGCCGTCCGCGTCCCGTCCCGCCAGGCCCGGTCCCGCCAGGCCCGGTCCGGGCGTGCGCTGGGCGAGCTTCGTCATCCGCCGTCCGGCCGCCGTCCTGCTGCTCGGCGTGCTCGGGCTCGGCGCGATCGCCGTCCCCGCCACCCAGCTGGAACTGGGACTGCCCGACGACGGCTCGCAGCCGGCGTCCACCACCCAGCGCCGCGCCTACGACCTGCTCTCGGAGGGCTTCGGCCCCGGCTTCAACGGGCCCCTGATGATCGTCGTCGACGCCCGGCAGAGCGACGACCCGCAGGCCGCGGCCGCCTCGGTGACCGACGGCATCAAGGATCTCAAGGACGTCGTCACGGTCACCCCGGCCGCCTTCAACAAGGCCGGCGACACCGCGACGATCACCGTCATACCCGACTCCAAGCCCTCCTCGGCGCAGACCGAGGACCTGGTCCACGCCATCCGCGGCCAGGGCGCCGGCATCCGGTCCGAGACGGGCGCGCAGGTGCTCGTCACCGGCACCACGGCGATGAACATCGACTTCTCGCAGAAGCTCAACGACGCGCTCGTCCCGTATCTGGGCCTGGTCGTCGGCCTGGCCTTTCTGCTGCTGATCGTGGTCTTCCGCTCGATCCTGGTCCCGCTGAAGGCGGCCCTCGGCTTCCTGCTCAGCGTGCTCGCCGCCCTCGGCGCCGTCGTCGCCGTGTTCCAGTGGGGCTGGCTCGGCGGCCTGATCGGCGTCGAGGAGACCGGGCCGATCATGTCGATGATGCCGATCTTCATGGTGGGCGTCGTCTTCGGCCTCGCGATGGACTACGAGGTCTTCCTCGTGACCCGCATGCGCGAGGCGTACGTCCACGGCGAGAGCCCGGCCCAGGCCGTCGTGACCGGCTTCCGGCACAGCGCCAAGGTGGTGGCCGCCGCCGCGGTGATCATGATGGCCGTGTTCGGCGGCTTCATCAGCTCCAGCGAGTCGATGATCAAGATGATCGGCTTCGGCCTCGCGATCGCCGTCTTCTTCGACGCGTTCATCGTGCGCATGGCCATCGTGCCGGCCGTCCTGGCCCTGCTGGGCCGGAAGGCCTGGTGGCTGCCGAGGTGGCTGGACCGCGCGCTGCCCAACGTGGACGTCGAGGGCGAGGGCCTGAAGGCGCACGGCGACGGCGACGGCGCCAAGGACGCGGACCCGGACGACGACCGGGAACTCGTCCGCGCCTGA
- a CDS encoding TetR/AcrR family transcriptional regulator yields MTEIATARRSRITPEREAELYEAVLELLREVGYDALTMDAVAARTRSSKATLYRQWGGKAELVAKAVRHDKPGIAAGGVDTGSLRGDLHALTMRSDDCELEQNSALMRGLAMAVHGNPDLLKAFKEHLVEPEMAEFGRVLQRAVDRGEVRADNPAMHFVPHMMIGAFAARTMLDEQPPTQAFLLAYIDAVVLPALGAPTP; encoded by the coding sequence ATGACTGAGATCGCAACGGCGCGTCGCAGCCGCATCACCCCCGAGCGCGAGGCCGAGCTCTACGAGGCCGTGCTCGAACTGCTCCGCGAAGTCGGCTACGACGCCCTCACCATGGACGCCGTCGCCGCTCGCACCCGGTCCAGCAAGGCCACGCTCTACCGCCAGTGGGGCGGCAAGGCCGAACTGGTCGCGAAGGCGGTCCGCCACGACAAGCCCGGCATCGCCGCCGGCGGGGTCGACACCGGATCGCTGCGAGGCGACCTGCACGCCCTCACCATGCGCTCGGACGACTGCGAGCTGGAACAGAACTCCGCCCTGATGCGGGGTCTGGCCATGGCCGTCCACGGCAACCCGGACCTGCTCAAGGCCTTCAAGGAACACCTTGTCGAGCCGGAGATGGCCGAGTTCGGCCGTGTGCTGCAACGGGCCGTCGACCGCGGCGAGGTCCGCGCCGACAACCCGGCGATGCACTTCGTGCCGCACATGATGATCGGCGCGTTCGCGGCCCGCACCATGCTCGACGAACAGCCGCCGACGCAGGCGTTCCTCCTCGCGTACATCGACGCCGTGGTCCTCCCCGCCCTCGGCGCGCCCACCCCCTGA